The Streptomyces sp. 135 sequence CCAGAGTGTGGCTCACCCCGGTCGACATGCTCCGCGCCAGCGCGTTCGCGCGGTAGCCGAGCTTCTCGGCGGCCGCGAGCACACGCTTCTTCAATTCGGGGCTGACGTATCCGTACCCGCCGAGGGTGCGCGCCGCGGTCGCGCGGCCGACGCCTGCCTCGGCGGCCACCTCCGAGATCGTCGGCGGCGCGGGCGGGCGGCCCCGGTCTGCTGGCATCGGCTTCCGTACCTCACTTCTCCTGGTCGATGGCTCGCCACATGCTAGACACAGCGGGCCGTCCGACGGGCCGGCCGTGACCGAAGGCTCCCTCGACGAAGCACTGTTCGTACGCGGCGTCGGCCCCGTCACGCAGCGCGCGCTCGATCGCCTCCCGGTGCGGCGGGGTGTGCGCGGCCCAGCCCTCGCGTACCAGCGAGACCGCGAAACCGGCGAGGAACGCGTCACCGCAGCCCATGGTGTCGACGAGCGGTTTCGCGCCGTCCGGCTCCCGCGCGGGCGCCGTGACGCCGCAGCGTTCCGTGCGGGCGATCGCCCCCCCGACGCCACGGGTGCCGAGCGCCATCGTGGCGCCCCGGTGCACGGCTTCCGCCAGGAGAGCGTGGGTCGCCGCCTCGTCGAGGTGTGAGCAGGACAGCAGGACCAGGTCCGCGTAGGGGCAGACACGGTCGAGGTAGGAGGGGGTGCGGTACTCGTCCTCGCTCGACAGGTCGAACATCACGAGAGGGCCGGACCGGGCGAGCGCGGGCAGTTCGCCCTCGCTCCGGGAGTACACGCTGGAGTGCACGAGGTCGAACGACGAGACGTACGCGGTCAGTTCGGCGTCGAGCAGGAGCGGCTCCCGTACGGTGACGCCGCCGCCGTTCCAGCCGAGGAACACGCGCTCGCCGTCGTCGACGCGCAGGGTGGACAGGCCGGACTCGCCCGCGCGTACGACACAGTGGTCCATGGCCACATTCTGGGCGCCGATGGACTCCCGCAGGAAACACCCGAGCTCGTCGTCGCCGAAGACCCCGAGATAGGCGGCCTCGACGCCCAGCCGCCGGGCGTACACGGCCACGTTGACGCTGTTGCCGCCCGGATAGTCGATACCGCGGTCGACGAACCGGTCGACGATGTTGTCGCCGAAGCCGAGGACTTTCATGAGGGCTCTCCTGTGCGAGGGGCGATGCGGGGGCGGCGCCGGGCGGTCGGCCACGGAGCGGGAGTGAGCGGCACGGACGGGCGCGCCCGGTGCCGGAGGGCGGAGCCCGCCGCCTCCGCCCGGCCGAAGGCGGTGCCGGGGGAGGGGCGGCGGGCCCGTCGGACCGGATCCGTCAGTAGTCCATGACGCGGTAGTAGCGACGCAGGTCCAGCGAGTGGTCACGCACCCGCTCCAGGTGTTTGCTCACCCTGCCCATCACGGTGTCGAGCACCAGCGGCGCGAGGAGGCCGCGGAACTCGGGGCTGATGCCCTCCAGCGCGTAGTCACGTGTGTCGAAGACGGTCACGTCGCGGGAGATGCGCTTGGCGAAGGCCTCGACACGGTCCGTCAACGGCCGTGTCTCGTCCTCCCCCTGAAAGACCATCACGCTTGTGTCCTCTTCGAGCAGTTCGAGGGAGCCGTGGAAGAACTCGGCGCTGTGCACGCGGGTGGTGCGCAGCCACTGCATCTCCTCCAGGATGCACATGGAGTAGAGGTACGTGAATCCCCACAGGTTCCCGCCGCCGACGAGGAAGTGGTAGTCGGTGTCCTGGTGGGTCTCGGCGAAGGTGCTCGCGGCCGGATCGGCCTGCTTCGCCACGTCGACCATGAGGCGCGGAACGCTTGCGAGCTCGTCGGCGAACTTCTCGTAGTCCGCGAACTCGCCCCGCCGTGCGAGCAACCGGCCCATGAAGAGCAGCATCTGCGGGTCGAAGGGCCATGCCTTCGGCTCCGACACCAGGGCGACGTCGACGCTCTTGGCGACGGGGGAGTCGGCGTACCCCGTGAAGCCGACCGTGAGGGCGCCCTTGGACCGGCAGAACTCGATGGCGCTGAGGCTGTCCTCCGTCGTGCCCGACACGGACGTGAAGACGGCCACCGAACGCTCGCCGAGCGTGGCGTCGCCGGAGGCGACCAGCTCCGCGGCGATCACAGCACGCACGGGGAGCGTCGAACGGCTCCGGGCGAGGTGCTCGTACGGCCACATCTGGGCGTAGGTGCCACCGGCGCCGACGAGGAAGATTCGGTCGAACCCCTCGTCCACGAGGCGGTCGGCGAGCTCTTCGATGCTGGGGCGCAGGGCCACCGTGCTCGCCAGCTGGGAGAGAACTTCCGGCTCGTTGAATCCGAGCATCTGCGGGTCCTTTCGGGGAGGATGCGGCCGGCGGCGCTGAGCGACCTGATACCGGTATCACGCGAGCCTCACGCTGGCACAAGAGATCGGGGGCGTCAACACCGAGGAGCCGCCCCCGCGCCGGGAGGCCACCCGTTAACCAGCCCTCAGCTGCGGGTTCTTGAGCCGTCGTAGGTCTTCGGCGGAAGGGCCGGGGGAGGGCCGGCCCGGGTCCCGCGGAAGTTCTCCGCCTCAACTCTGGTACCGGTATCAGATTCTCTGTACAGTCGCCGCACACAAAGCGGTCCACGTCACGGATTCCGCGGCGGATCCGGGGTGCCCGGCGGCACCGGCGGTCCCCTTCCGAGCGAAAGGAAGCCCATGCGCGCTCGTGCGACGACGAGGTACGCGGCACTCTTCGGGGCCTCGGTGCTCGCCCTCACCGGCTGCTTCGCCGGGCCGCCCCGAGCACCGGTGGCCGATGTCGGCGCCGAGCCGGAGTTCTCCGGCACCCTGAGCGTCCTCACCAAGTTCGCGGGGGACCCGCTCAGCCCCTACTTCGAGGACCTCGCCGCCGCCTACGAGCGGCAGCACCCCGGAGTGGAGGTGGAGCTCATCCAGGAGACCGACCAGAGCATCAAGGACAAGGCCAAGACGCTCACGGCCTCCAACGCCCTGCCCGACATCTACTTCACCTGGACCGGGAACTGGGCCGAGAACTTCATCCGCGGCGGCCGGGCCGCGGACCTCACCGAGGTCATCGGTCCCGGCACCACCTGGGGGAAGACCTTCAGCAAGTCGTCCCTGTCCGCCTTCGCCCACCAGGGCAAGTACTACGGCATACCCCTCTACAACAACGGCAAGTTCATGGGCTACAACAAGGCGGCGTTCTCCGACGCCGGTGTCGAGGTCCCGGCCACCTTCGACGAGCTGATCGACAGCTGCCCCGACCTCCGCGAGGCCGGATACGAACCCATCACCTTCGGCAACAAGGACGGCTGGCCCGCGCTGCACTACTTGCAGCAGCTCTTCGCGTACAACGTGCCCGCCGCCGTCCGTGAGGCCGACAACCACCCCGAGACGGCGACCTTCGAAGACCCCGGATACCTCACCGCCCTGCGGCAGTTCAAGACCCTCGTCGACTCGTGCACCGACACCCGGGGCGGCACCAACGGCGTCCTCTACACCTCGGCGCAGGAGGCGTTCGCCCGCGGCAAGGCGGCGATGTACTACCAGGAGATCCTCGAATTCGACAGCACGACCTCGGGCGGCTCCCTCAAGCCGAAGGACCTGGGGATCATTCCCCTGCCCGCTCCGCGCGGCGCGAAGGGGGACCCGAAGGTGATCGAGGGGGCGCCTGAGGGCTATGTCGTCAACGCGCGCTCGCCGCGCGCGGCCCTCGCCGTCGACTTCATGAAGTTCGTGACCGGACCGAAGAACGCCGCGACGCTCTCCTCGCCGCCGTACGGTCAGCCCAGCACGGTGGTCGGGGCCGTCACCCCGAACACGTCGAGCAAGGCCGTCTTCGAGGGCATCAAGAAGGTCAACGGGGCGCCGGGCCTGGTCGGCTGGCTCGACATGGTCACCGCTCCGGAGGTCGCCGACGCCTGGCTGGCCGGCGGCGAGGCGCTGATCAGCGGCGGCATGTCTCCCGAGAAGGTACTCGAGAGCGTGCGCCGGGCCTCCGAGTCGGCCCGATAGCCCGTGCTCCCGAAGGGAAACATGCTGGTGCGCACCATGTGCCGAAGGGCACTCGGGCTGGCCTGGGTCATTCCGGCCCTCGTCATGCTCGCAGTCTTCGTCTATCTGCCGCTCGTGCAGAACTTCGGGTTCTCCACGCTCACCTGGGACATCTACAGCGGTGACCAGGAGTACGTCGGCCTGGAGAACTACCGACGCCTCTTCGACGATCCGGTCTTCTGGTCGTCGTTCGCCAACAACCTCTGGTACGCGGTCCTCTCCATCGTGTTCCAGGTCTTCGGCGCGCTGCTGCTCGCCGCGCTCGTCGAGAGCGTCCGCCGCGAGCGATGGCAACGCGCCCTGCGCGCCGTCTACTTCATCCCCGCGGCGATCTCCCTGACCGTCGCCGGACTGCTCTTCTACTTCGTCTACGAGCCCAACATCGGCCTGCTCAACCACGTGCTCGACGCGATCGGGCTGCGGGAGTTCGCCCAGCCGTGGCTGGGCCAGGAGAGCACGGCGATGTTCGCCGTCATCGCCATGAGCCAGTGGCAGGGCTTCGGGTACTGCACCCTGCTCTTCGCCGTCGCGATCCAGCGCATCCCCGCCGAGCTGTACGAGGCGGCCGCCCTCGACGGCGTCGGACCCGTGCGCCGCTTCTTCCAGGTGACGCTGCCGCTGGTGCGCGAGATGACCGGCCTCATGGTGATGGTGACCGTCTCGGGCGCGTTCCAGGTGTTCAACGAGGTCATGGTGATGACCAGTGGTGGCCCGAACAACTCGACCCAGGTGCTCGGCACCTGGCTGTACCGCAACGGTTTCGTACGCAACGACTTCGGGTCGGCCGCGGCGATCGGCACCGTGCTCTTCGTGATCACGCTCACCATCGCCATGGCGCAGCTGTGGATCACCCGTAGGAAAAGGGTGGAATGGTGACTCGTCTCGGCTTCCTCGGCGTGATCGCGCGCCTGTTCATGTGGGCCTTCCTGCTCGGCCTCGCGGTGGTCGTGCTCTATCCGCTGCTGTGGATGGTCCTCAACGGCTTCAAGAGCAACGCCGAACTCTTCGACAACCCCTTCGCGCTCCCGGACACCTGGAGTTTCGAGAACTACCAGAAGGCGTGGAACCGCGGGGTGAGCGACTACCTCACGGCCAGTGTGCTCGTCACGGTGACGTCGACGGTCGCGACCGTCTTCATCAGCGCCTGGGCCGCGTACGGCCTCACCCGGGTGAACATCCCGCTCAACAAGGTGCTCACCGCCGTCATCCTCGGTGGGCTCATGCTCACCCCCACCGTGGCGCTGGTGCCGCTGGTGCAGATGTTCCAGTCGATGGGCCTGTACAACAGCTACTGGGCGCTGCTCATCCTGTACACGGCCTTCCGGATCCCGTTCACCACCTTCCTCATCCGCGCCTACATGATCGACCTCCCGCGCGAGGTCGACGAGGCGGCCGAGATCGACGGCGCCGGCCGCTGGACCGCCTTCTGGCGGATCATCCTGCCGATGTGCAAGCCGATCATCACCTCCACCGTCCTGCTGCACGTCCTGTTCGCCTGGAACGAGTACCTCTTCGCGATGGTGTTCACCAACGGCAGCGACGTCCAGACCCTCCCCGTCGGACTGACCAGCCTCATGAGCAAGCACGGCACGGACTTCCCCGTCGTCTTCGCCGGCATGGCGATCGCCGCGGTCCCGGTGGTGCTGCTGTTCTTCTTCGGCCAGCGCTACATCGTCAAGGGCCTCGCCGACGGCATCGGAAAGTGACCGAACGCCCCACCCGTGACAGGAGCCCCGCAGCCTCATGGCCCTCTCCTCCCGGCAGATCACCGGGTCCAACTTCGCCTACCAGCACCTGCCGTTCGACACCTTCCTCGACGACGCGGCGGACCTCGGGCGCGAGAAGCTCGAACTGTGGGGCATCGCCCCGCACCTGCACATCCCGCGCCTCCGTGACGCCGACGCACGGAGCATCCGCCGCTCCATCGAGGCGCGCGGACTCAGCGTGTACTGCCTCACCCCCGAGCAGGTGACGTATCCGGTCAACGTGGCCTCCCCGGTCGCCTGGCTGCGCGCCGAGAGCATCGCCCTGTTCCGCCGCGCGGCCGAACTGTGCGTCGAACTCGGCGCCGAACTGCTCCTCCTGACCCCCGGGCGCGGCTACGAGAACGAAGCCACGGGCGCCGCCTGGCGCCGCTCCGCCGACGCGATCGGTGAGATCACCGCGTACGCCGGCGCCCTCGGCGTGGAGTGCGTGCTCGAACCCTTGCAGCGCGTGGAGTCGAACCTGGTCAACGACTCCCGCACGCTCGCGGCCATGCTCGACGAGATCGGCGCGGCGAACCTCGGAGCCGTCCTGGACACCGTGACGATGGCCGTGGCCGGTGAGAATGTCGACGACGCCTTCGAGGCACTCGGCGGCGACCGCGTCCGGCACGTCCACCTCATCGACGGGCGGCCTGCCGGACACCTCGCGTGGGGCGACGGGGAGCTGCCGTTGGACGAGTACCTGTCGGCCCTCGACCGGCGAGGGTACGACCGCTGGATGACGTTCGAGTTGTTCGGCGACGGCACCTACGCACGCGACCCGCGGCCGGCGGTCGAGCAGTGTCATGCGCGGGTCGGCCTCGCCTGACGCGAGGCCGCGAACGCCTCGGGAGCCGCTCGCCGGGACCGGCGCACCGCATCCGTTCCCGGTGCCGGTTGCGTAGCCGGCGCGCAGTGCGCCGGGCGGCGCCCCCACCTCCCCGTGCGCGGCCCGGCCGCCGCCTCGGCCGGCGCTCCGACGGCACCGTGCAGGTCGGACGCATCCGCTGCCGCGATCGCCTCCCCACGCCACCCCCGTCCGCTCAGGCCGTGGGCGACCGGCAGTGCGCGGGGCGCCCGGGCCGGGCCCTTCAAAGTATGTCGATATGACTTATTCCGCGCACCTTGCTCGTGCCGCGTGCCACGCCGCTAGCTGGAGACACCGCCGCCGGCCGCACGGAAGGCCGATGGCACCGCTCACATCGAGGTGATGACATGAAGAAGGCGTACGAGGCTCCGACACTCGCCCGACTGGGTTCGTTCCGCGAGAAGACCGGCCTGCTGCAGCGCAACGGCAACGACCGTCTGATCCTCAGCAAGAACTGACGGCAGCCGGCAGGTAACGCGACTCCATGTCAGACATGCATGAGAGCGCGGAACCGGGCCGCGGCGACGCCCACTTCGCGGTCTTCCCCGACTGCGAGGAGGCGGCCGCCGCGGCCCGCTTCTTCCGCCACCCCGGTACCCACGTCCTGGCCCATGCCTCGGGCCGGCCCTGGCTCATCGGCCGTTGGTCCGGCACAGAGATCGTCACGGCCCGCGCCGGCGGCACGGCCCTGGCCGCCGTCGGATGGTGCGCGGCCGACCGGCAGCAGCTGGAACGCAGGGCCGCCCGCATGCGCGACCTCACCGAACTCGACGTCCTCGCCCGGTCCCTGCCGGGCAGCTTCCATCTGGTGGCCACCCACGACGGGCAGCTCAGGGTGCAGGGCACCGCCTCCGGGCTGCGGCTGGTCTTCCACGCGCGGATCGGCGGCGTCCACGTGGCCGCGACGAGCGCCGACCTGCTCGCCACGGCCCTCGGGAGCAAGCCCGACACCGGACAGCTGGCCATCCGGCTCCTGTGGCCCGTGCCCCATCCGCTGTACGAGACCTCGGTCTGGCAGGGAGTCGAGGCACTCTCCCCGGAGGAGGCCCTGATCGTCTCCGCCGACGGCCAACGGGTCCGCCGTTCACGCTGGTGGCGGCCCCCGGAGCCGACCCGCACCCTCGCGCGGGGCGCCCCGGCCGTCCGCGCGGCGCTGGCCGAGGCCGTGGACGTGCGGACCCGGCCGGGCGGCGTGGTCAGCTGCGACCTGTCCGGCGGCCTCGACTCCACCTCCGTCTGCTTCCTGGCCGCCCGCTCCACCGCCTCCGTGGTGGCGGCGACCTGGCCGGGCCGCGACCCCGCGGACACCGACCTGGCGTGGGCCCGGCAGGCGGCGGAGCACCTGCCGAAGGTCGACCACGTCGTCTGGGACGCCGACGCCTCGGCCCTGGTCTACTCGGACCTGCTCGGCATCGACGACCTGCTCGACGAGCCGACCATCGGGGTGATGGACCGCTCACGCGTCCTCCAGCAACTGCCGTGGCTGGCCGGACGCGGCAGCCGGGTGCACCTCACCGGCATCGGCGGCGACCACGTGGCCTGGTGCTCGGAGGCGTACTACCACCGGCTGCTGCGCACCCGTCCGCTGTTCGCGCTGCGCCAGTTGCGGGGCTTCCGCGCCCTGTGGACCTGGCCGCTCGGCGCGACGGCACGCGCCCTCGCCGACTCCCGCGCGTACCCGGCCTGGCTGGCCGACTCCGTCCGTCATCTGCGCGCTCCCATGCCGGAGTCCTCGGTGACCGGAAGCCTCGGCTGGGGGATGTCGCCCCGCCTGTTCCCCTGGATGACCACCGAGACGGAACGGCTCGCCCGCCGGGCCCTGCTGGACTCGGCCGCGCGGGCCGAGCCCCTGCACACGGACCGTGGCCTGCACACCGACCTGGAGCTGATCCGCACCTGCACGCGCATCATCCGCCAGTGGGAGCGGATGGCGACCAGGGCGGGGCTTCCCATGGCGTCGCCGTACCTGGACGACCGCGTGATCGAGGCATGCCTGGCGGTGCGGCCGGACGAACGCGTCACCCCCTGGCAGTACAAACCGCTGCTCACCAAAGCGATGCGCGGTGTCGTCCCGGAGGAGTGCCTGCGGCGTGCCAACAAGGCCGAGGCATCGATGGACGCGTCGGACGGGCTGCGCCGCCACCGGGGCGACCTGATGACCCTGTGGACCGACTCCCGGCTGGAGAGCCTCGGCCTGGTGGACGGCGCGGAACTGCGCCGACTCGCGCAGCGGCCCTCCGCGCCGGGCCTGCGCGACGCCATCCTCTACTCGACCATCGCGTGCGAGGTGTGGCTGCGCTCCCACGACCACGCCCCACGACCCGGCTCCGCCGTCGGATGACAGGCCGCGGAGTCGGATGACACAGACCGCAGAAAGGCACGCCGATCCCATGACGCTCCGATTCGCGACCGACGTCTCCACCGCACAGACACAGTACGGAACGGTGCTCCTCGACCAGCGCACCGGTGACTACTGGGAACTCAACCCCACGGGCGCGCTGGTCGTGAGAACACTCATGGACGACGGCGACGAGGCGGCCGCCATCACGGCGCTCGTCGCGCAGTTCGACATCGACCGCGACCGCGCGGAGCAGGACGTGGCCGCGCTCGTCCGCGACCTGCGTACCGCGGGACTCGTCTCATGACCACGCCCAGCGCCCTGGACCGGCCCACCGGAGTCCCGTTCGCCCGGCGCCTGACCGCCCGCCTCGTCCTCCTTCCCGCGCTGGCCCTGTCGTTCCTGCCGCCGCGGCACATCCGCGCCGTACTGGAGCGGATACGCCGTGGCGCGCGGCCCGCCACCCCCGCACAGGCCGCGGCGGCCCGTGAGGCACTGTGCGCGGTGAGCCTGCGCTGCGCGGGACCGCGCGGCTGCCTCCCGAGGTCGCTCGGGGCGGTCCTGCTGTGCCGGACGCACGGCACCTGGCCCACCTGGTGCGCCGGGGTGCGCAAGGTGCCGCCGTTCTCCGCCCACGCCTGGATCGAGGCCGGCGGCCGTCCCGTAGGCGAGGGCGTCCCTGACGACTACTTCGCGCGGCTGGTGACGGTGGCCCCGGCGCGACGGGCGGGGACGTGAGCGACACGGCCGTCACGGACGACGCCCCGGCGGGCACCGGCCCGGACGGCCGCGGAACGGGACGGCCGGTGCCGCCCGCGGACCGGACGACGGGAGGTTCCGTCGCCTCCCTGTTCCGTCTGACGGCCGGTCACCGCCCCAGCATCGCCGTGGCCACGGGGCTGACCCTGGCCGCCTCGGCCCTCGGGCTCGCCCAGCCGCTCGTCGCCAAGCACGTCGTGGACTCCAGCGCCCGCGGCGAGGTGCTGTGGCCGTTCCTGCTGCTCCTGTCCGGGCTCTTCGCCGCCGAGGCCGCCGCGGGGGCGACCGGCCGCTTCCTGCTGGACCGCATGGGCGAGGGCGTGGTCCGCATGGTGCGCCACGGCCTCGTCTCGCGGCTGCTGCGCCTTGAGATGCGCGAGATGGACCGGCACCGCCGCGGTGACCTGGTCTCCCGCGTCACCGCCGACACCACCCTGCTGCGGGACGTCGTGTCCCAGGCCCTGGTCGACCTCCTCACCGGCTGCCTCGTCTCGGCCGGGGCGCTGCTGCTGATGCTCTGGCTTGACCCACTGCTGCTGCTCCTGGTCGTGGCGACGGTCGCCCTCGCCGCGGCCGTCGTCGCCACGCTCCTGAAAGGCATACGGGTGGCGTCGGAGCACATGCAGACCTCCGTGGGCGCCGTCGCCGCGGAACTGGAGCGCGCCCTCGGCGCCCTGCCGGTGGTGCGGGTGTACCGGGCCGAGGAGCGGGAAGCGCACCGCATCGGCGAGCGGGTGGACTCGGCCTACCGGTCGGGCGTACGGACGGCGAAGCTGGCGGCGGTCATGAGCAGCGCCGTCGAACTCGCGGTCCAGGGCTCCTTCCTGCTCGTCCTCGTCGTCGGCGGCATGCGGGTCGGGAGCGGGGGAGCGGACTCGCTGGGAGACCTGGTCGCCTTCCTGCTGTACGCCTCGTACCTGGTCATGCCCCTGTCGTCGGTGTTCCGTGCCATCGGCCTGATCCAGCGCGGCACGGGCGCGTACCTGAGGATCGACGAAGTCCTCGCCCTCCCCGAAGAACCGGCACAGCGGCCCGGCCGCGGCACCACCTGCGCCCCGCCGGCCACCCCACGCGCCCCGGCCGCCCCCGCACTCGAACTGACCGACATCCACTTCGCCTACGTCCCGGACCGGCCGGTCCTGCGCGGGGCCACCTTCACCGTGCCGCACCACGGACTCGTGGCTCTCGTCGGCCGCTCGGGAGCCGGCAAGAGCACACTCTTCTCACTGATCGCGCGCCTGTACGACCCCGACGCCGGGACCATCCGGTTCGACGGCCTCCCGACGACGGCCCTGAGCCGCGGGCAGTGCCGCGAAGGCATCGCGCTCGTGGACCAGAACACCCACGTACTGGAGGGCACACTCCGCGAGAACATCACCTACGGAGCCCTCGACGCCGGGGACGACGACATCCTCCGTGTCGTACGGCTGACCCGGCTCGACCCCGTGGTGCGGCGCCTGCCCGGGGGCCTGGACGGCAGACTCGGTGACCACGGCGGCACCCTCTCGGCGGGCGAACGCCAGCGCATCGCCCTGGCCCGCGCGCTGCTCGCCCGTCCACGGCTGCTCCTT is a genomic window containing:
- a CDS encoding PfkB family carbohydrate kinase — its product is MKVLGFGDNIVDRFVDRGIDYPGGNSVNVAVYARRLGVEAAYLGVFGDDELGCFLRESIGAQNVAMDHCVVRAGESGLSTLRVDDGERVFLGWNGGGVTVREPLLLDAELTAYVSSFDLVHSSVYSRSEGELPALARSGPLVMFDLSSEDEYRTPSYLDRVCPYADLVLLSCSHLDEAATHALLAEAVHRGATMALGTRGVGGAIARTERCGVTAPAREPDGAKPLVDTMGCGDAFLAGFAVSLVREGWAAHTPPHREAIERALRDGADAAYEQCFVEGAFGHGRPVGRPAVSSMWRAIDQEK
- a CDS encoding SIS domain-containing protein — protein: MLGFNEPEVLSQLASTVALRPSIEELADRLVDEGFDRIFLVGAGGTYAQMWPYEHLARSRSTLPVRAVIAAELVASGDATLGERSVAVFTSVSGTTEDSLSAIEFCRSKGALTVGFTGYADSPVAKSVDVALVSEPKAWPFDPQMLLFMGRLLARRGEFADYEKFADELASVPRLMVDVAKQADPAASTFAETHQDTDYHFLVGGGNLWGFTYLYSMCILEEMQWLRTTRVHSAEFFHGSLELLEEDTSVMVFQGEDETRPLTDRVEAFAKRISRDVTVFDTRDYALEGISPEFRGLLAPLVLDTVMGRVSKHLERVRDHSLDLRRYYRVMDY
- a CDS encoding extracellular solute-binding protein, which encodes MRARATTRYAALFGASVLALTGCFAGPPRAPVADVGAEPEFSGTLSVLTKFAGDPLSPYFEDLAAAYERQHPGVEVELIQETDQSIKDKAKTLTASNALPDIYFTWTGNWAENFIRGGRAADLTEVIGPGTTWGKTFSKSSLSAFAHQGKYYGIPLYNNGKFMGYNKAAFSDAGVEVPATFDELIDSCPDLREAGYEPITFGNKDGWPALHYLQQLFAYNVPAAVREADNHPETATFEDPGYLTALRQFKTLVDSCTDTRGGTNGVLYTSAQEAFARGKAAMYYQEILEFDSTTSGGSLKPKDLGIIPLPAPRGAKGDPKVIEGAPEGYVVNARSPRAALAVDFMKFVTGPKNAATLSSPPYGQPSTVVGAVTPNTSSKAVFEGIKKVNGAPGLVGWLDMVTAPEVADAWLAGGEALISGGMSPEKVLESVRRASESAR
- a CDS encoding sugar ABC transporter permease; its protein translation is MLVRTMCRRALGLAWVIPALVMLAVFVYLPLVQNFGFSTLTWDIYSGDQEYVGLENYRRLFDDPVFWSSFANNLWYAVLSIVFQVFGALLLAALVESVRRERWQRALRAVYFIPAAISLTVAGLLFYFVYEPNIGLLNHVLDAIGLREFAQPWLGQESTAMFAVIAMSQWQGFGYCTLLFAVAIQRIPAELYEAAALDGVGPVRRFFQVTLPLVREMTGLMVMVTVSGAFQVFNEVMVMTSGGPNNSTQVLGTWLYRNGFVRNDFGSAAAIGTVLFVITLTIAMAQLWITRRKRVEW
- a CDS encoding carbohydrate ABC transporter permease codes for the protein MVTRLGFLGVIARLFMWAFLLGLAVVVLYPLLWMVLNGFKSNAELFDNPFALPDTWSFENYQKAWNRGVSDYLTASVLVTVTSTVATVFISAWAAYGLTRVNIPLNKVLTAVILGGLMLTPTVALVPLVQMFQSMGLYNSYWALLILYTAFRIPFTTFLIRAYMIDLPREVDEAAEIDGAGRWTAFWRIILPMCKPIITSTVLLHVLFAWNEYLFAMVFTNGSDVQTLPVGLTSLMSKHGTDFPVVFAGMAIAAVPVVLLFFFGQRYIVKGLADGIGK
- a CDS encoding TIM barrel protein; translated protein: MALSSRQITGSNFAYQHLPFDTFLDDAADLGREKLELWGIAPHLHIPRLRDADARSIRRSIEARGLSVYCLTPEQVTYPVNVASPVAWLRAESIALFRRAAELCVELGAELLLLTPGRGYENEATGAAWRRSADAIGEITAYAGALGVECVLEPLQRVESNLVNDSRTLAAMLDEIGAANLGAVLDTVTMAVAGENVDDAFEALGGDRVRHVHLIDGRPAGHLAWGDGELPLDEYLSALDRRGYDRWMTFELFGDGTYARDPRPAVEQCHARVGLA
- a CDS encoding keywimysin-related RiPP, whose protein sequence is MKKAYEAPTLARLGSFREKTGLLQRNGNDRLILSKN
- a CDS encoding lasso peptide isopeptide bond-forming cyclase — translated: MSDMHESAEPGRGDAHFAVFPDCEEAAAAARFFRHPGTHVLAHASGRPWLIGRWSGTEIVTARAGGTALAAVGWCAADRQQLERRAARMRDLTELDVLARSLPGSFHLVATHDGQLRVQGTASGLRLVFHARIGGVHVAATSADLLATALGSKPDTGQLAIRLLWPVPHPLYETSVWQGVEALSPEEALIVSADGQRVRRSRWWRPPEPTRTLARGAPAVRAALAEAVDVRTRPGGVVSCDLSGGLDSTSVCFLAARSTASVVAATWPGRDPADTDLAWARQAAEHLPKVDHVVWDADASALVYSDLLGIDDLLDEPTIGVMDRSRVLQQLPWLAGRGSRVHLTGIGGDHVAWCSEAYYHRLLRTRPLFALRQLRGFRALWTWPLGATARALADSRAYPAWLADSVRHLRAPMPESSVTGSLGWGMSPRLFPWMTTETERLARRALLDSAARAEPLHTDRGLHTDLELIRTCTRIIRQWERMATRAGLPMASPYLDDRVIEACLAVRPDERVTPWQYKPLLTKAMRGVVPEECLRRANKAEASMDASDGLRRHRGDLMTLWTDSRLESLGLVDGAELRRLAQRPSAPGLRDAILYSTIACEVWLRSHDHAPRPGSAVG
- a CDS encoding lasso peptide biosynthesis PqqD family chaperone, giving the protein MTLRFATDVSTAQTQYGTVLLDQRTGDYWELNPTGALVVRTLMDDGDEAAAITALVAQFDIDRDRAEQDVAALVRDLRTAGLVS
- a CDS encoding lasso peptide biosynthesis B2 protein; this translates as MTTPSALDRPTGVPFARRLTARLVLLPALALSFLPPRHIRAVLERIRRGARPATPAQAAAAREALCAVSLRCAGPRGCLPRSLGAVLLCRTHGTWPTWCAGVRKVPPFSAHAWIEAGGRPVGEGVPDDYFARLVTVAPARRAGT
- a CDS encoding ABC transporter ATP-binding protein, yielding MPPADRTTGGSVASLFRLTAGHRPSIAVATGLTLAASALGLAQPLVAKHVVDSSARGEVLWPFLLLLSGLFAAEAAAGATGRFLLDRMGEGVVRMVRHGLVSRLLRLEMREMDRHRRGDLVSRVTADTTLLRDVVSQALVDLLTGCLVSAGALLLMLWLDPLLLLLVVATVALAAAVVATLLKGIRVASEHMQTSVGAVAAELERALGALPVVRVYRAEEREAHRIGERVDSAYRSGVRTAKLAAVMSSAVELAVQGSFLLVLVVGGMRVGSGGADSLGDLVAFLLYASYLVMPLSSVFRAIGLIQRGTGAYLRIDEVLALPEEPAQRPGRGTTCAPPATPRAPAAPALELTDIHFAYVPDRPVLRGATFTVPHHGLVALVGRSGAGKSTLFSLIARLYDPDAGTIRFDGLPTTALSRGQCREGIALVDQNTHVLEGTLRENITYGALDAGDDDILRVVRLTRLDPVVRRLPGGLDGRLGDHGGTLSAGERQRIALARALLARPRLLLLDEHTSHLDAVNETALTRALSAVTRECAVLVIAHRLSTVRHADRIVVLEDGRTVASGRHDELLTTSPAYRELATTHVLRSRASEKAWEKASENAPDTDSENGPGASPSP